The following proteins are encoded in a genomic region of Liolophura sinensis isolate JHLJ2023 chromosome 5, CUHK_Ljap_v2, whole genome shotgun sequence:
- the LOC135465451 gene encoding D(2) dopamine receptor-like, whose protein sequence is MVFTCFGIPFASMTVCYILILKEVRDSRRRIGHFDDSPISISGRAKEIAPANDVGNSGKVLNSPTSTLVHPETMHIKISISSAGKSPLGDPKNRLRVTAQADLSGTTRVSTYKQKQAQKRMREQIRLTASLLVVVLIFIVAWLPFCVTMFWSVFGGSNPPPRTLDMFTLLLGYANSCCNPIVYGLINKRFNDAFRKLFKCQYTRMSQIVPTDFATHFQ, encoded by the coding sequence ATGGTCTTCACCTGCTTCGGAATTCCATTTGCGTCCATGACCGTCTGTTACATCCTCATTCTAAAGGAAGTACGGGATAGTAGACGACGCATCGGTCATTTTGACGATAGTCCAATATCGATCAGCGGGCGAGCGAAAGAGATAGCTCCAGCCAATGATGTAGGGAACTCTGGAAAAGTTCTGAATTCCCCAACTTCCACGTTAGTGCATCCGGAAACTATGCATATAAAGATATCTATATCGTCTGCTGGAAAATCACCCCTTGGTGATCCCAAGAACAGACTCAGGGTGACTGCTCAGGCAGATTTATCTGGCACTACGCGCGTATCAACTTACAAGCAAAAGCAGGCACAAAAGCGCATGCGTGAACAAATCCGCCTGACGGCTTCGTTGCTCGTCGTTGTTCTTATCTTCATTGTTGCCTGGCTACCATTTTGTGTGACTATGTTTTGGAGCGTCTTTGGTGGATCCAACCCACCACCACGCACATTGGACATGTTTACTTTGTTACTGGGCTACGCCAATAGCTGCTGCAACCCCATTGTGTACGGGCTAATAAACAAACGCTTCAACGATGCCTTCAGGAAACTGTTCAAATGTCAGTACACGAGAATGTCGCAAATTGTACCCACTGACTTCGCCACCCATTTTCAGTAA
- the LOC135465450 gene encoding uncharacterized protein LOC135465450 has translation MGTKPLKTVGAFVADICVEDRQIAAEFVVTEGQGQPLLGKDSAEQLGVLRLGHEVNTVQTQSDSNIVEEFRDCFTGFGKLRDFQLRIHIDQTVRPVAQEVRRVPFHLRDNLENKLNVLEKLDIIERVEGPTPWVSPVVVIPKKNGDIRLCVDMRQANTAVLRERHPIPTVDEQLEDRKKPCSSADSHRRDEDKKSEANMSDTKSPQELAEQFERELCWCIEQLELGLSTKAPDSRQAREAVKVLRVLRNPKTLLVKKRQVMRVTFGDYRKKIEAEEKKLAAKASKISLTTEKSSNQSKVYRLCQNKQPSKVDTNQKVDVTTEDRHAQVTNRAPGLHANGELIKDQKPLHFPCKNESGLAKNQQVDDFNTAGTPVQPTDPWVTGTLGGGNMSTHCERPELINTQDQVFGSQESASSVEGDNDPHPITHQPKDTASDKTFKYVKSDNSFRFSFVSS, from the exons ATGGGAACAAAACCACTGAAAACAGTAGGAGCTTTTGTAGCGGACATCTGTGTAGAGGACCGTCAAATAGCAGCAGAGTTTGTTGTGActgaaggtcaaggtcagccATTGCTGGGTAAAGATTCAGCAGAACAACTTGGTGTTTTAAGGTTAGGACATGAAGTAAACACTGTGCAAACACAATCAGACAGCAACATAGTGGAGGAATTTAGAGACTGTTTCACAGGATTTGGGAAGCTAAGAGATTTTCAGCTGAGAATTCACATTGATCAAACCGTCCGACCTGTAGCACAGGAAGTAAGACGTGTACCCTTCCATCTAAGAGACAATCTCGAAAACAAACTAAATGTGCTAGAAAAACTGGACATCATTGAGCGAGTAGAGGGGCCAACACCCTGGGTATCCCCAGTTGTAGTAATACCAAAGAAAAATGGAGATATCCGACTTTGTGTCGACATGAGACAGGCTAACACTGCAGTATTACGTGAGAGACACCCTATACCTACTGTAGACGAACAACTAGAGGACCGTAAG AAGCCCTGCTCCAGTGCTGATTCCCACAGAAGAGATGAAGACAAAAAATCAGAAGCTAACATGAGCGACACCAAGTCCCCTCAG GAGCTGGCAGAACAGTTTGAGAGAGAGTTGTGTTGGTGTATAGAACAGTTAGAGTTAGGACTGTCAACAAAAGCACCTGATTCCAGACAGG cTCGTGAAGCTGTAAAGGTTTTGAGGGTTTTGAGAAATCCGAAGACATTGTTGGTGAAGAAACGGCAGGTGATGAGAGTAACCTTTGGAGATTACAGGAAAAAGATCGAGGCGGAGGAGAAGAAGCTAGCAGCAA aAGCCAGTAAGATATCCTTAACAACTGAGAAATCCAGCAACCAATCAAAAGTGTATAGGCTCTGTCAAAACAAGCAACCGTCTAAGGTGGATACAAATCAGAAGGTAGATGTGACAACAGAAGACAGACATGCACAGGTGACGAATAGAGCTCCTGGGCTTCACGCGAACGGAGAACTAATTAAAG ATCAGAAACCTTTGCATTTTCCATGTAAGAATGAGAGTGGATTGGCTAAAAATCAGCAAGTAGACGATTTCAATACAGCAGGGACACCTGTGCAGCCTACAGACCCCTGGGTCACTGGTACATTGGGAGGAGGTAACATGTCAACTCACTGTGAGAGGCCAGAGCTAATCAACACCCAGGACCAGGTGTTCGGTTCTCAAGAGAGTGCGTCCTCGGTTGAAGGTGATAATGACCCCCACCCAATAACACACCAACCAAAAGACACGGCGAGTGAcaagacatttaaatatgtaaaaagtgATAATAGTTTCAGATTTTCGTTTGTCAGCAGCTGA